In the genome of Drosophila subpulchrella strain 33 F10 #4 breed RU33 chromosome 2L, RU_Dsub_v1.1 Primary Assembly, whole genome shotgun sequence, one region contains:
- the LOC119548714 gene encoding ficolin-2-like, producing the protein MLLRIIFTLLILKASASQASRQECSLISVCNNVESIDSQLYPIRMEQMRLGNLLEDLGRKIETFLNKVNPLPSSCYEASRGTQNSSIRTILVPEYSDNPFEVACDQFRMGGGWTIILRRTDGSEDFYRDWIDYKHGFGNLSNEYFLGLDKLHAMTNYQQQELLVVMENWERKQEYEMYSNFRIGSESSDYSLESVGTPSGDAGDSLTIHLGMKFSTKDRDNDIASANCAQSFFGGWWYMSCHKSNLAGQYGRGMNWNSLGKPSKFLRRATMMIRPKTT; encoded by the exons ATGCTACTGCGAATTATATTTACGCTGTTAATTTTAAAAGCGTCGGCCAGCCAAGCTTCAAGACAAGAGTGTAGTCTAATCTCGGTTTGTAACAATGTTGAATCGATTGATTCACAACTGTATCCTATACG TATGGAGCAAATGCGCCTAGGAAATCTTTTGGAAGACTTGGGCAGAAAAATTGAAACTTTTCTAAACAAAGTCAATCCGTTGCCCTCCAGCTGTTATGAAGCTTCGAGGGGCACACAAAACAGTTCCATTCGCACGATACTTGTGCCGGAGTACAGTGATAACCCCTTTGAAGTGGCCTGCGATCAGTTCAGAATGGGAGGAGGTTGGACCATTATTTTGCGCCGAACGGATGGAAGTGAGGATTTTTACCGCGATTGGATTGATTACAAGCATGGATTTGGAAATTTGAGCAATGAATACTTCCTGGGCTTGGACAAACTGCACGCCATGACCAATTATCAGCAGCAGGAACTCCTGGTTGTTATGGAAAATTGGGAAAGGAAGCAGGAATATGAAATGTACAGCAACTTTAGAATTGGATCAGAGAGCAGTGATTATAGCTTGGAAAGTGTGGGAACTCCTTCTGGAGACGCAGGCGACTCACTTACCATCCACTTGGGCATGAAGTTTTCCACTAAAGATCGCGATAACGACATAGCCAGTGCGAATTGTGCGCAAAGTTTTTTTGGCGGTTGGTGGTACATGTCGTGTCATAAGAg CAATCTAGCAGGGCAATATGGAAGAGGCATGAACTGGAATTCATTAGGTAAACCTTCAAAATTTCTTAGACGTGCAACAATGATGATCCGTCCAAAAACTACTTAA